One bacterium DNA segment encodes these proteins:
- a CDS encoding pyrroline-5-carboxylate reductase, whose amino-acid sequence MFDIKNIRIGIIGCGNMGEALLAGLLNKNVFKKQNITVSEKQKARLKSLKRKYSKISFAENNQSLIENSSTIILAIKPQDAESLLKEISPFLTASHLLISIAAGIKISFIEKIVGNKIPVTRVMPNLPALIGKGISAYCVSKKVSQKNGKTVKAILESVGEVLKLKENKLDAVTAISGSGPAYVFYMLETMAEAGIKLGLTKEQAKTLSVQTIVGAIDMIEKGECPTNLRQRVTSPKGTTEAALKVLVDSKWKEILIEAIKKAEQRSKELSK is encoded by the coding sequence TTGTTTGATATAAAAAATATAAGGATTGGAATAATCGGTTGTGGAAATATGGGCGAAGCATTGCTTGCGGGGTTATTAAATAAAAATGTATTTAAAAAACAAAACATTACCGTTAGCGAAAAACAAAAAGCGCGGTTGAAATCTCTGAAACGAAAATACTCTAAAATTAGTTTTGCAGAAAACAATCAATCTCTGATTGAAAATTCGTCAACAATAATACTTGCGATAAAACCACAGGATGCAGAATCTTTGCTTAAGGAAATATCTCCTTTTTTAACCGCTTCGCACCTGCTCATCTCAATCGCCGCAGGAATAAAAATATCATTCATAGAAAAAATAGTCGGAAACAAAATTCCCGTAACCAGAGTTATGCCGAATCTGCCCGCTTTAATAGGCAAAGGAATATCTGCTTATTGTGTTTCTAAAAAAGTTTCTCAAAAAAACGGGAAAACGGTGAAAGCAATTTTGGAAAGCGTAGGTGAAGTTCTAAAATTAAAAGAAAATAAGTTAGATGCTGTCACGGCTATATCCGGTTCAGGACCTGCTTATGTTTTCTATATGTTAGAAACAATGGCAGAAGCAGGAATTAAACTCGGGCTTACAAAAGAACAGGCAAAAACCCTTTCAGTCCAAACGATAGTCGGCGCAATAGATATGATAGAAAAAGGAGAGTGTCCCACTAACCTAAGACAAAGAGTAACCTCTCCTAAAGGCACAACTGAAGCCGCTTTAAAAGTTTTGGTTGACAGTAAATGGAAAGAAATCTTAATTGAGGCAATCAAAAAAGCCGAACAAAGAAGTAAGGAGTTGTCAAAATAA